aatgtattgtttttatgttcaaGCTCATGTGCTTTTCTCAGTAGAATCTTCAAGTGTCTTTTGCAAAATGTGGCGATCTAATGATACATTCCAGTTATAAGTTGATTTTTTCAACGTCTTTAAGAATTCTGCGTACTGTCTGCCACCTTTTTTGCATGCTTGCAATCCGTTTTGCTTCAACTTATGAAGAAtagttttcaaatttttgatCTCTTgattattaacaataaaagaTACATTTAGGTGATCCTCAAGTAACtgaatatattgaaaaatgCTGTCAGATATACCCTTATTCCAAAAATTTGATTTTAGAATATTGAAAAGAACATATTtgctaataaacataatttataattacctactgtaatatacatatagatatgaCTGAAATTTAGTGGAGTGAAATTTAGTTTTACAACATTACAAAACTGCCTTTCATAGTTTTTTACATTATAGATtgttacatgtaaaacatattttctcACAGCAAATCATTATTAAGCAACTTGCACAGGAACGCATTGTTTCCTGCACACATCACAAACGTGAATGTTAGGCAAACGCCTCTGTCAATGGCCGTTTCCACTTTATGGTCTGGAAAAATTATGTATTCTTTAAGTGGTTGGCGCTTATACATCCAGAACTTCACTGTTTCtgtttttacataaaaattgtCTCCAGATTCATTTATTACTCTATAGTCCCATCCCACACCAAGTGGTGTTTCTAGACTCTGACGTTTTTTGATATGGTACACTATCCTGTGTGTTGTAACCTTGTAAACGCTTGCATGTTCTTGAAGAGACTTGAAATCTTCCAAATCAGTTATTGCAATTCGAAGAATAATCCTCGAATCTGTCGTTGTGCTTGCTAAGCGCTCCTTAATTTGGACCTGCAAGACAAAGCAGAAATAGAGTatttatgttaatatatcaaatgtatcaATGAACTAGTAACAGATATTGATTCAGTAATCAGAAAATAACAAACACAAGAATAAACGGACAAAAAGAGAATGAAGAATATATCCCTCATAGCAATCAAAGCAGTC
This genomic window from Argopecten irradians isolate NY chromosome 11, Ai_NY, whole genome shotgun sequence contains:
- the LOC138335005 gene encoding uncharacterized protein, whose translation is MPLVFTTGAKFSENNMAAERKKQITNKEGRQVSTYNELLKVSYAEKDTARSYSRPSDGDKLWPITVEDSKNKKVRIHYIGWPRRYDEWRNREDLVELSVSTNTLCKQLAVQIKERLASTTTDSRIILRIAITDLEDFKSLQEHASVYKVTTHRIVYHIKKRQSLETPLGVGWDYRVINESGDNFYVKTETVKFWMYKRQPLKEYIIFPDHKVETAIDRGVCLTFTFVMCAGNNAFLCKLLNNDLL